The proteins below come from a single Benincasa hispida cultivar B227 chromosome 4, ASM972705v1, whole genome shotgun sequence genomic window:
- the LOC120076005 gene encoding hippocampus abundant transcript 1 protein-like: MEEIWKLSHLLVTVFLYTFATMMVIPAITDVTVSALCPGRDECSLAIYFTGFQQIVTGLGALLLMPLLGNLSDSLGRKTLLTIPMVLTVIPIGILAYGRSRDLFFVYFVLKCITSTICDGSVQCLAVAYAADNVLEHQRAVAFGLLSAIGSSASFCGTLCARFLSISSTFKVAASTAAAATVYMRIFLTNSVTDCNLSTPLLSGESVESVSLDRVSPKKEKNTTTLPSVKDLFSLLRTSLTFLQLAVVAFFSNLADEGLRASILYYLKAKFQFNKDGFANLMLIFGVASTISQLLLIPILVPLLGENKMLSIGLFVFCIQTFLYSFAWADWVVYVAGMLSILFIFWRPCLQSIVSKQVDASEQGKAQGCLSGISSFSSAFSPLIFSPLTALFLSENAPFYFPGFSIMCAGSFVMIAFVQSILIKAPVEDISSSHVEA, from the exons atggaagaaatttggaagctAAGCCATTTGTTGGTGACGGTATTTCTATACACTTTTGCAACCATGATGGTCATTCCAGCCATTACAGACGTCACCGTGTCCGCTCTCTGTCCGGGTCGAGACGAGTGCTCTCTCGCCATTTACTTCACGGGGTTTCAACAAATC GTGACGGGGCTTGGAGCATTGCTTTTGATGCCATTGCTTGGAAACCTCTCTGATAGTTTGGGAAGGAAGACTCTACTTACTATTCCCATGGTTCTCACCGTAATTCCCATTG GAATATTAGCATATGGGAGGTCGAGAGATTTgttctttgtttattttgtgTTGAAGTGTATAACGAGTACAATTTGTGATGGGAGCGTTCAGTGCTTAGCTGttgcatatgcg GCCGATAATGTATTGGAGCACCAGCGAGCTGTTGCATTCGGATTGCTATCCGCCATTGGATCTTCTGCTTCCTTCTGCGGGACTCTTTGTGCTCGTTTTCTCTCCATTTCATCCACTTTTAAG GTAGCGGCTTCCACGGCGGCTGCGGCGACGGTGTATATGAGGATTTTTCTTACTAATTCTGTCACCGATTGTAATCTTTCTACTCCCCTATTGTCCGGAGAGAGTGTAGAATCTGTTTCTTTGGACCGAGTTtcacccaaaaaagaaaaaaatactaCCACATTGCCTTCAGTGAAGGACCTTTTTTCCCTGTTGAGGACTAG CTTGACATTTTTACAACTCGCCGTTGTTGCATTTTTTAGCAATCTCGCTGATGAAGGTCTTCGTGCTTCTATACTG TACTATTTAAAagccaaatttcaatttaacaaGGATGGGTTTGCTAATTTGATGTTGATTTTTGGGGTTGCATCGACTATTTCACAG CTACTTTTAATCCCCATCTTGGTTCCACTTCTAGGAGAGAACAAGATGCTCTCAATTGGGCTCTTTGTCTTCTGCATTCAG ACGTTTCTTTACAGCTTTGCTTGGGCTGATTGG GTTGTTTATGTTGCTGGAATGctttccattttatttatcttttggCGTCCTTGC TTGCAAAGCATAGTGTCGAAGCAAGTTGATGCAAGCGAGCAG GGTAAGGCTCAAGGGTGCCTTTCAGGCATATCTTCATTTTCCAGTGCTTTTTCTCCATTAATATTTTCTCCTTTAACAG CTTTGTTTCTCTCTGAAAACGCCCCATTTTATTTCCCTGGATTTAGCATCATGTGCGCTGGATCTTTTGTG ATGATAGCATTTGTCCAAAGTATCCTGATTAAAGCTCCTGTCGAGGACATCAGTAGTAGCCATGTGGAAGCATAG